The Geotoga petraea genome has a segment encoding these proteins:
- the ord gene encoding 2,4-diaminopentanoate dehydrogenase → MYRVALWGFGAMGSGIARSILSKYELNLVGVHDMRREYTGKDVGELLGLEKVDVKVYDNPMEMIDETNPDLVVIATHSFVDVVKDQILSVIKKNVNVLTIAEEMSHPFHTHPEAAEEIDNLARRHGVTVLGTGVNPGFVLDTLIIALTGAALNVKSIKAARINDLSPFGPTVMETQGVGTTVEEFEKGIEDGTIVGHIGFEESIYMIAEAMGWNIDRIEQTREPIVSNVSRKTKYVKVEPGMVAGCRHIAKAYMNDELMIELEHPQQVLPELEEVDTGDYIWIKGNPDLSLAIKPEIPGGKGTMAIATNMIPAVIEGPEGLMTMSDLPVPRALIGELY, encoded by the coding sequence ATGTACAGGGTAGCCTTATGGGGTTTTGGAGCAATGGGAAGCGGTATTGCGAGAAGCATTTTAAGTAAATATGAACTTAACCTGGTTGGAGTTCATGATATGAGAAGAGAATATACAGGCAAAGATGTCGGAGAATTGTTAGGTCTTGAAAAAGTCGACGTTAAAGTATATGATAATCCAATGGAAATGATAGATGAAACAAATCCAGACTTAGTTGTAATTGCAACTCATTCTTTTGTAGATGTTGTGAAAGATCAAATTTTATCAGTGATAAAGAAAAACGTAAACGTTCTAACCATAGCAGAAGAAATGTCTCATCCTTTCCACACACATCCAGAAGCAGCAGAAGAAATAGATAATTTAGCAAGAAGACACGGTGTAACAGTTTTGGGAACTGGTGTTAATCCTGGCTTTGTTTTAGATACTTTGATTATTGCATTGACTGGTGCAGCGTTAAACGTTAAAAGTATCAAAGCTGCCAGAATAAATGATTTATCTCCTTTTGGCCCTACAGTTATGGAAACACAAGGTGTAGGAACAACTGTAGAAGAATTCGAAAAAGGAATAGAAGATGGAACAATAGTTGGTCATATTGGATTTGAAGAATCAATATATATGATTGCTGAAGCAATGGGTTGGAATATAGACAGAATTGAACAAACAAGAGAACCTATAGTTTCAAACGTATCAAGAAAAACTAAATATGTAAAAGTGGAACCTGGAATGGTTGCAGGTTGTAGGCATATTGCAAAAGCATATATGAATGACGAACTCATGATTGAATTAGAACATCCACAACAGGTTTTACCTGAATTGGAAGAGGTAGATACAGGAGACTATATTTGGATTAAAGGTAATCCAGATCTTTCATTAGCTATTAAACCAGAAATACCTGGAGGAAAAGGTACTATGGCAATTGCAACAAATATGATTCCAGCTGTTATAGAAGGGCCAGAAGGCTTAATGACCATGTCAGATTTACCAGTACCAAGAGCTTTAATTGGTGAATTATACTAA
- the ortA gene encoding 2-amino-4-oxopentanoate thiolase subunit OrtA, with protein sequence MTAKKGDWVQIHFVALEPGERAEHLPEETKKVPLEIRIKGFLEDEKANIGDTVKIKTNVGRIVEGTLKEINPIYEHNFGKPIPELLQIGNNLWEILEEGENNG encoded by the coding sequence ATGACAGCTAAAAAAGGAGATTGGGTTCAAATACATTTTGTCGCCCTTGAACCTGGAGAAAGAGCTGAACATTTACCAGAAGAGACAAAAAAAGTGCCTCTTGAAATAAGAATCAAAGGATTTTTGGAAGATGAAAAAGCCAATATTGGAGATACTGTAAAAATAAAAACAAATGTTGGAAGAATTGTCGAAGGAACTCTAAAAGAAATCAATCCAATTTATGAACATAATTTTGGAAAACCTATTCCAGAATTACTTCAAATTGGTAACAATCTTTGGGAAATTCTCGAAGAAGGTGAAAACAATGGATAA
- the ortB gene encoding 2-amino-4-oxopentanoate thiolase subunit OrtB — protein sequence MDKSYNSVMNRKNEIMKKSVGVDYSKYEVEGLAFDYEKMMEDAGYNLEQVRELQLETGVGNTPLVELKNINALIKKLSPKGKGARIFIKDEEKNPSGSYKDRRASVSAHRAKEMGYKGIMAATSGNYGAAVASQAAKKGLRAIIVQECQDSRGIGQPEILEKARACEAYGAEVVQITVGPELFYYFLMLLEETDYFNASLYTPFAIAGVETLGWEIAHQTREMTGKFPDAVISTHAGGGITTGTARGLLKAGAKNTKVIGASVDLRGLHMASDIDFNKKSFTTGHTGFGIPFAVYPDRSDVPRNAARVLRYMDRYLLVTQGEVFYMTEALANLEGMQRGPAGNTSLTAAFALAQEMDEDQVIVVNETEYTGAGKLPSAQLTFAKENGVEVKKGDPKENEPGKKIVIPEHPSQISYMEFEIEDMKKSYVKQLLKRDKKEKFTQKELEFIAKDTRSTVKEIKNIINEFK from the coding sequence ATGGATAAATCATACAATTCAGTAATGAACAGAAAAAACGAAATAATGAAAAAATCAGTAGGTGTAGATTATTCAAAATATGAAGTCGAAGGACTGGCCTTTGATTACGAAAAAATGATGGAAGATGCCGGATACAATCTCGAGCAAGTAAGAGAATTACAACTTGAAACCGGCGTTGGAAATACCCCTTTGGTAGAACTTAAAAACATAAACGCTTTGATAAAAAAACTATCCCCAAAGGGAAAAGGGGCAAGAATTTTTATAAAAGATGAAGAAAAAAACCCTTCAGGTTCATATAAAGATAGAAGAGCTTCTGTTTCTGCTCACAGAGCAAAAGAAATGGGGTATAAAGGTATAATGGCCGCAACTAGCGGGAACTATGGGGCAGCAGTTGCTTCACAAGCTGCAAAAAAAGGATTGAGAGCAATCATAGTTCAAGAATGTCAGGATTCAAGAGGAATTGGACAGCCTGAAATACTTGAAAAAGCAAGAGCTTGTGAAGCTTACGGAGCTGAAGTTGTTCAAATTACAGTTGGACCAGAACTATTTTATTATTTTCTAATGCTTTTAGAAGAGACCGATTATTTTAACGCTTCCTTATACACCCCTTTTGCTATTGCAGGAGTTGAAACTCTTGGCTGGGAAATAGCTCATCAAACAAGAGAAATGACAGGTAAATTCCCAGACGCTGTAATCAGCACCCACGCAGGAGGAGGAATAACAACAGGAACAGCAAGAGGGCTTTTAAAAGCTGGAGCAAAAAACACAAAGGTAATTGGTGCCAGTGTGGATTTAAGAGGACTTCATATGGCATCAGATATAGATTTTAATAAAAAATCATTTACAACTGGTCACACAGGTTTTGGTATTCCATTTGCAGTTTATCCAGATAGATCAGACGTCCCAAGAAATGCCGCAAGAGTACTTAGATACATGGATAGATACTTGCTTGTAACTCAAGGGGAAGTATTCTATATGACAGAAGCGCTTGCTAATTTAGAAGGAATGCAAAGAGGACCTGCAGGAAATACCTCTTTAACCGCTGCTTTTGCTTTGGCTCAAGAAATGGACGAAGACCAAGTAATTGTAGTTAATGAAACAGAGTATACCGGAGCGGGTAAACTACCGTCTGCACAATTAACCTTTGCAAAAGAAAATGGCGTAGAAGTTAAAAAAGGCGACCCAAAAGAAAATGAACCTGGTAAAAAAATAGTCATACCCGAACATCCTTCACAAATAAGTTATATGGAATTTGAAATAGAGGATATGAAAAAATCATATGTAAAACAATTACTGAAAAGAGATAAAAAAGAAAAATTCACTCAAAAAGAGCTGGAATTTATAGCCAAAGACACAAGAAGTACAGTGAAAGAAATCAAAAATATAATAAATGAATTTAAATAA
- a CDS encoding ornithine aminomutase subunit alpha — translation MEPRKDDFEVRSKKLQKMTDEQLDNYFWELVEKVVDPMIDMASKNTSQSIERSVLLRMGFNSMQAKELVNKIFEKNLLSKGAGHIVWKVAKENNISVKEAGEKMVDGQLWDEVDRIFKGGENV, via the coding sequence ATGGAACCCAGAAAAGATGATTTTGAAGTAAGATCAAAAAAACTTCAAAAAATGACAGATGAACAGTTGGACAATTACTTTTGGGAACTGGTGGAAAAAGTGGTAGACCCAATGATCGACATGGCATCTAAAAACACTTCTCAATCAATTGAAAGATCTGTTCTATTGAGAATGGGGTTCAATTCTATGCAAGCTAAAGAATTGGTAAATAAAATATTTGAAAAAAACTTACTTTCAAAAGGTGCTGGACACATTGTGTGGAAAGTTGCTAAAGAAAACAATATATCAGTAAAAGAAGCCGGAGAAAAAATGGTTGATGGCCAACTTTGGGATGAAGTTGATAGAATTTTCAAAGGTGGTGAAAACGTATGA
- the oraE gene encoding D-ornithine 4,5-aminomutase subunit OraE yields MKLDPNKNLDIDNILKDLDKYRPRRKGWTWRKKLPPGTKKGDFEFYDISEDLKNSIPLPTAHYFGNIDPQPDAVITSEIASGRFEEDIRRMRMAAWHGADHIMVIRTLGQSHIDSLIEGTPEGIGGIPITRKQLRASRKACDLIEDEVGRPINFHSYVSGVAGPEIAVLFAEEGVNAAHQDPQYNVLYRGINPIRSFVDAAVAKHIMAEEGMLQIDGAHNANASAKKAWNVMPELLVQHGINSLYSVKAGMKKENIALSTVPPTTVPSPEFRMNLIYAMTLREVFKDYKFRAQMNTRYIESDLFDATRVHVLNTVLSKLTSADIQSTITPDEGRNVPWHINSIRGVETAKHTMVSLDDIKEYVQINEEKVRPQIRDLKMRAILMLEEIIEKGGYFEAVEDGMFVDNGYYPERQGDGIARPKDGGIGAGSVVPRDEDYMAPVCNHFGYNNLPKDEEYDKVCDLIGGCTLHNPDKIQYIDELDETDNVEQRMSNYRENKKKGLIKPEVEWSHDGVIQIDMTIPDTPEYAEAAALEICKKMNLEDPQVISKTVLHPSEGTYVEIKAKVPFFVKRDELTLPKKPDVMEPEELFEYFKNRKVKVVAGTVGNDEHNVGLREILDIKHGGIEKYGVKYTYLGTSVPPEKMIDAAIEIGADAILASMIVTHNDIHIESMKKLHELAIEKGIRDKVKIIVGGTQINNDMAKANGMDAGFGRGTKGLHVATYLAKNLD; encoded by the coding sequence ATGAAATTAGACCCTAATAAAAATTTAGACATAGATAACATCTTGAAAGACTTAGATAAATACAGGCCAAGAAGAAAAGGTTGGACTTGGAGAAAAAAACTACCTCCTGGAACAAAAAAAGGTGATTTTGAATTTTATGATATATCAGAAGATTTGAAAAATTCTATACCACTTCCAACTGCACATTATTTTGGAAATATAGACCCCCAACCAGATGCTGTAATAACTTCTGAAATAGCTTCTGGAAGATTTGAAGAAGACATCAGAAGAATGAGAATGGCAGCCTGGCACGGCGCAGACCACATTATGGTTATAAGAACCCTTGGTCAAAGTCATATCGATAGTTTAATTGAAGGTACTCCAGAAGGAATTGGTGGAATACCTATAACCAGAAAACAATTGAGAGCATCAAGAAAAGCTTGTGACCTCATAGAAGACGAAGTTGGAAGACCAATAAATTTCCATTCATACGTTTCTGGAGTTGCCGGGCCTGAAATCGCTGTTTTATTCGCCGAAGAAGGAGTAAACGCGGCTCACCAAGATCCCCAATACAACGTTTTATACAGAGGAATTAATCCTATAAGATCATTTGTAGATGCAGCTGTTGCAAAACACATAATGGCTGAAGAAGGAATGCTTCAAATTGATGGTGCACATAATGCAAATGCATCAGCAAAAAAAGCATGGAACGTTATGCCTGAGCTTTTAGTTCAGCATGGCATTAACTCATTATATTCTGTAAAAGCAGGAATGAAGAAAGAAAATATAGCTCTTTCAACCGTTCCTCCTACAACTGTTCCTTCTCCAGAATTCAGAATGAATTTGATATATGCAATGACATTGAGAGAAGTATTCAAAGATTACAAATTCAGAGCTCAAATGAACACGAGATACATAGAATCTGATTTGTTTGATGCTACAAGAGTTCATGTTTTAAACACAGTATTATCCAAACTAACATCAGCTGATATACAATCAACAATAACACCCGATGAAGGAAGAAACGTCCCCTGGCATATAAACTCAATCAGAGGTGTTGAAACTGCAAAACATACAATGGTTTCACTTGATGACATAAAAGAATACGTTCAAATAAATGAAGAAAAAGTAAGACCACAAATAAGAGATTTAAAAATGAGAGCTATTTTAATGCTCGAAGAAATTATTGAAAAAGGTGGATATTTTGAAGCTGTTGAAGATGGCATGTTTGTTGACAACGGCTATTATCCAGAAAGACAGGGAGACGGTATTGCAAGGCCAAAAGACGGCGGAATAGGAGCTGGATCTGTTGTTCCAAGGGATGAAGACTACATGGCCCCTGTTTGCAATCATTTTGGTTATAACAACCTTCCCAAAGATGAAGAATATGACAAAGTTTGTGATTTAATCGGTGGTTGTACACTACACAATCCAGACAAGATTCAGTACATAGACGAACTTGATGAAACAGATAATGTTGAACAAAGAATGTCTAATTACAGAGAAAATAAGAAAAAAGGATTAATAAAACCAGAAGTAGAATGGAGTCACGATGGTGTTATTCAAATTGATATGACTATACCTGATACACCAGAATATGCAGAAGCTGCGGCCCTTGAAATATGTAAAAAAATGAACCTTGAAGATCCTCAAGTTATATCTAAAACAGTTTTACACCCAAGCGAAGGAACATATGTTGAAATAAAAGCCAAAGTTCCATTCTTTGTAAAAAGAGATGAATTAACACTTCCAAAAAAACCAGATGTTATGGAACCAGAAGAACTTTTTGAATACTTCAAAAACAGAAAAGTAAAAGTGGTAGCTGGTACAGTTGGAAATGACGAACATAACGTTGGCTTAAGAGAAATATTGGATATAAAACACGGCGGAATTGAAAAATATGGTGTTAAATACACATATCTTGGAACATCTGTACCACCAGAAAAAATGATAGATGCAGCCATTGAAATCGGAGCAGACGCTATATTGGCTTCTATGATAGTTACACATAACGATATACACATTGAAAGTATGAAAAAATTACACGAATTGGCTATTGAAAAAGGAATAAGAGACAAAGTTAAGATAATTGTCGGTGGAACGCAAATCAACAACGATATGGCAAAGGCAAACGGTATGGATGCCGGATTTGGAAGGGGAACAAAAGGTCTACACGTTGCTACATATCTTGCGAAAAATTTAGATTAA
- the era gene encoding GTPase Era, with translation MENKENYKSGFISMAGKPNVGKSTLINSLVHQKIVITSDKPQTTRNSINVILTEEDAQMVFVDTPGIHKPLHKLGKYMVNIAIGALRGVDLILFVLDPTDGIRNSDRRVAKIVAESNIPTLLIINKRDKIKNMQIYNREITEIKESLPNLKGYLETSAVTGYNLAELKAMVKEQLPQGPQYYPEDVISDKPSRFIVSELIREKIFQLTREEIPHSTGVVVEDFKVRDNGMLYIRADIYIEKDSQKPIIIGKKGMMIKKIGQLARKDIEELFEKKAYVELFVKVRKNWRENENLIRNTMDFKQEGQ, from the coding sequence ATGGAAAATAAGGAAAATTATAAGAGTGGTTTTATTTCTATGGCTGGGAAGCCAAACGTTGGGAAATCTACACTGATAAACTCTTTAGTTCATCAAAAAATAGTTATAACATCAGACAAACCACAAACCACAAGAAACAGCATAAATGTTATCTTGACTGAAGAAGATGCTCAAATGGTTTTTGTTGATACCCCGGGCATTCACAAACCTTTGCATAAATTGGGCAAATATATGGTTAATATAGCAATAGGAGCCTTACGTGGTGTAGATTTGATACTGTTTGTATTAGATCCTACTGATGGAATAAGAAACTCAGATAGAAGGGTTGCAAAAATTGTTGCAGAATCTAATATACCAACTCTTTTAATAATAAATAAAAGAGATAAGATCAAAAATATGCAAATTTATAACAGAGAAATAACTGAAATAAAAGAATCTTTGCCAAATTTGAAAGGCTATTTAGAAACATCTGCAGTTACCGGATATAACCTTGCAGAACTAAAAGCAATGGTGAAAGAACAACTTCCACAAGGCCCTCAATATTATCCTGAAGATGTTATTTCGGATAAGCCTTCAAGGTTTATAGTTTCTGAACTTATAAGAGAAAAGATATTCCAATTAACAAGGGAAGAAATCCCACATTCAACAGGGGTTGTCGTGGAAGATTTTAAAGTCAGGGACAACGGAATGCTTTATATAAGGGCGGATATTTATATAGAAAAAGATTCTCAAAAACCAATTATCATAGGTAAAAAAGGTATGATGATCAAAAAAATTGGTCAACTTGCCAGAAAAGATATAGAAGAACTTTTTGAGAAAAAGGCATATGTAGAACTTTTTGTAAAAGTAAGAAAAAATTGGAGAGAAAATGAAAATCTTATAAGAAATACAATGGATTTCAAACAAGAAGGACAATAA
- a CDS encoding TM0106 family RecB-like putative nuclease has protein sequence MDILYLENLKQCPDFVETFKRPGKYFKVNIEGMELEANYESYKDNIIHIVRTGNNLRFYHWIHAYLAYKYFTDQGKQVEGFMIELVDGKKENINLDRLVIREPNILKELRKLKKGYRNPGSHCRFCKIKTECHKELLKKGDLTVIPSISEKVLKDFEKMNVDPLEVINNREEIDGFRSFQRKALFNMKSVFEDKTLKLNEINLPDDYIVFDVETYDNHDFLFGFLDNDEYIPFFFEDENKNDFEEMIEYLDNRNKKLVHYDVHDTKALRKISKFRPELKSKIDKILEDSLDLFDVILKDFSFPVTSYSLKDISKYFGFEWRTDLNGFAVLTVYQRYLKGDKSVMQKIYDYNEDDCRATRHVLEALKKF, from the coding sequence ATGGATATACTTTATTTGGAAAATTTGAAACAATGTCCTGATTTTGTGGAAACTTTTAAAAGACCTGGTAAATATTTTAAGGTAAATATAGAAGGGATGGAACTCGAAGCAAATTATGAAAGCTACAAAGATAACATCATCCACATTGTCAGAACGGGTAATAATTTGAGGTTTTACCACTGGATACACGCTTATTTAGCCTACAAATATTTTACCGATCAAGGAAAACAGGTTGAGGGATTCATGATAGAGCTTGTAGATGGGAAGAAAGAAAATATAAATTTAGATAGACTTGTCATAAGAGAACCGAATATATTAAAAGAATTGAGAAAACTGAAAAAAGGATATAGAAATCCTGGTTCTCATTGTAGGTTTTGTAAAATAAAAACCGAATGCCACAAAGAATTGCTAAAAAAAGGTGATTTAACGGTTATTCCATCGATTAGCGAAAAGGTTTTAAAGGATTTTGAAAAGATGAATGTAGATCCTCTTGAAGTTATTAACAATAGAGAGGAAATAGATGGTTTTAGATCATTTCAAAGAAAAGCTCTATTCAACATGAAATCTGTTTTTGAAGATAAAACTTTAAAATTAAATGAAATAAACCTACCTGATGATTACATAGTTTTTGATGTGGAAACCTATGATAATCATGATTTTCTTTTTGGATTTTTGGATAATGATGAATATATTCCGTTTTTCTTTGAAGATGAGAACAAGAATGATTTTGAAGAAATGATAGAATATTTGGACAACAGAAATAAGAAATTAGTTCATTACGACGTTCATGATACAAAAGCCTTGAGAAAAATATCTAAATTCAGACCAGAATTGAAATCAAAAATAGATAAAATCTTGGAAGATTCTCTAGACCTATTTGATGTAATCCTCAAAGATTTTTCATTTCCTGTTACTTCTTATTCTTTGAAAGATATAAGTAAGTATTTTGGGTTTGAATGGAGAACTGATTTAAATGGATTTGCAGTTTTAACAGTTTATCAGAGGTATTTGAAAGGCGATAAATCTGTTATGCAAAAGATATATGATTATAATGAAGATGATTGTAGAGCAACAAGGCATGTTCTTGAAGCGTTAAAAAAATTCTGA
- the glyS gene encoding glycine--tRNA ligase subunit beta: MNKAIFEIGVEELPSSEYKNIIDQLKEKLGKIFKDNSLKYENMKTFISPRRFGALIEGFAEKQPDITEEKKGPPKNIAFDKEGNPTKAFQGFLKGAGLTEDDVKYKEINGAEYVVAEIFKPGKSTKEILETEIPKMLKEMTFKKSMKWGKGEFVFVRPVHWIMSKFNNEVLNIKAFGKEASNVSFGHRFFGGKITVETIDDYFTKMKENYVIVDLEERKQIIREQLEKIKLENKLDVEKDEALIEEIAELTEYPTAVIGEFKEKYMSLPQEIITVTVKHHQRSFVAKENGKVSNKYVSFQDGYGREKNVVDGYSRVINARLDDAAFYYEDDLETDLDKRLKELSGVTYHKGLGSYFDKIERMRDLSSYIGDKIGLKNLEKVRRASLLSKIDLTSNVVYEFPEMQGIMGRIYLEKKGEPEEIYMAASEHYRPFDETDDVPKSIESSIVSLSDKVDDIVGYFGIGKIPSGSKDPFALRRKAFGVIKILIENEWDLDLKAIINESSKILKLEYDEEKMEEFISSRLHTILSKSDINSEVINAVLINWNRPIRAFLSGKALNEFINDENFKQFITAFQRVNNISKNHNSTEYSGRNFKEEAEKDLFEKYLDVKPKFEKSIKTMNYKQAINDLIELKSSIDKYFDDVFVMDKHEDIRLNRLGFLKELANLFYEIGDVARLYQG, from the coding sequence ATGAATAAAGCAATTTTTGAAATTGGAGTAGAAGAACTTCCATCAAGTGAATATAAAAACATAATCGATCAACTAAAAGAAAAATTAGGAAAAATTTTTAAAGATAATAGCTTGAAATACGAAAATATGAAAACTTTTATATCTCCAAGAAGATTTGGTGCTTTGATAGAAGGTTTCGCAGAAAAACAACCAGATATTACAGAAGAAAAAAAGGGACCGCCAAAGAACATAGCATTTGACAAAGAAGGCAATCCAACAAAGGCTTTTCAAGGTTTTTTGAAAGGGGCTGGGTTGACAGAAGATGATGTCAAATACAAAGAAATAAACGGTGCGGAATATGTTGTTGCAGAGATCTTCAAACCAGGGAAGTCTACCAAAGAGATTTTAGAAACAGAGATCCCAAAAATGCTGAAAGAAATGACTTTCAAAAAATCTATGAAATGGGGAAAGGGTGAGTTTGTATTTGTTAGGCCTGTTCATTGGATTATGTCTAAGTTCAACAATGAAGTTTTAAACATAAAGGCATTTGGAAAAGAAGCATCTAACGTATCCTTTGGTCACAGATTTTTTGGTGGAAAAATCACAGTAGAAACAATTGATGATTATTTCACAAAAATGAAAGAAAATTATGTAATAGTTGATTTGGAAGAAAGAAAACAGATTATTAGAGAGCAATTAGAAAAGATAAAATTAGAAAATAAATTAGATGTAGAAAAAGATGAAGCTTTGATAGAAGAAATTGCTGAGTTGACAGAATATCCCACAGCAGTAATAGGTGAATTCAAAGAAAAGTATATGAGTTTGCCTCAAGAAATAATCACTGTAACTGTAAAACACCATCAAAGAAGCTTTGTAGCCAAAGAAAACGGAAAAGTATCGAACAAATATGTTTCTTTCCAAGATGGTTATGGAAGAGAGAAAAATGTTGTTGATGGTTATTCAAGAGTTATCAACGCGAGGTTAGATGATGCTGCGTTTTATTATGAAGATGATTTAGAAACTGATTTAGATAAAAGGTTGAAAGAATTGTCTGGAGTAACTTACCATAAAGGGCTTGGTTCATATTTTGATAAAATAGAAAGAATGAGAGATTTGTCTTCTTATATTGGAGATAAGATAGGGTTAAAAAACTTAGAAAAAGTTAGAAGAGCTTCTTTATTATCTAAAATAGATTTGACTTCTAACGTAGTATATGAATTTCCTGAAATGCAGGGAATCATGGGAAGAATATACTTAGAAAAAAAAGGCGAACCAGAAGAAATATACATGGCAGCCTCAGAACATTACAGGCCTTTTGACGAAACTGATGATGTGCCAAAAAGTATAGAATCAAGCATTGTATCTTTATCAGATAAAGTAGATGACATAGTGGGATATTTCGGTATAGGGAAAATACCTTCAGGATCAAAAGACCCATTTGCTTTGAGAAGAAAGGCTTTTGGGGTAATAAAAATATTAATAGAAAATGAATGGGATTTGGATCTAAAAGCAATAATCAATGAATCATCAAAAATATTGAAATTAGAATATGATGAAGAAAAGATGGAAGAGTTCATATCGAGCAGACTTCATACTATATTATCGAAATCGGATATTAATTCAGAGGTAATTAATGCAGTTTTAATCAACTGGAATAGACCTATTAGGGCTTTCTTATCTGGAAAAGCTTTAAATGAGTTTATAAACGATGAAAATTTTAAACAATTTATTACAGCCTTTCAAAGGGTTAACAACATTTCTAAAAATCATAACAGTACAGAATATTCAGGAAGAAATTTTAAGGAAGAAGCTGAAAAAGATCTTTTTGAAAAATACCTCGATGTAAAACCGAAATTCGAAAAATCTATCAAAACTATGAATTATAAACAGGCAATTAATGATTTAATAGAATTAAAATCATCTATAGATAAATATTTTGATGATGTTTTTGTTATGGATAAACACGAAGATATCAGACTCAACAGGTTGGGTTTTTTGAAAGAATTAGCCAATCTATTCTATGAAATAGGAGATGTTGCACGTCTATATCAAGGTTAA
- a CDS encoding glycine--tRNA ligase subunit alpha, whose protein sequence is MLIQDLIIKLHQFWAEQDCIIEEPYDMEMGAGTYSPSTFFGALSNDEVKVGYVQPCRRPTDGRYGENPNRMQRFYQYQVIIKPSPENIQDIYIDSLKALGIKPEEHDIRFVEDNWESPTLGAWGVGWEVWLDGMEITQFTYFQQMGGIPLDEITVEITYGIERIAMYLQGIENVYDTKWNETTKYGLLYKENERQFSIYNFDEADIKMYESLYNLYKSEFERLIEKNLYLPAFDFLTKTAHAFNMLDARNAISVSERQKYILDIRNMSRNVAKKYVESVDGGGKNE, encoded by the coding sequence TTGCTTATACAAGATTTAATAATAAAACTACACCAATTCTGGGCTGAACAAGATTGCATTATAGAGGAACCTTATGATATGGAGATGGGTGCTGGCACCTATTCTCCTTCTACTTTTTTTGGAGCGTTGTCAAATGATGAGGTAAAAGTAGGTTATGTACAACCTTGTAGAAGGCCAACTGATGGTAGATATGGTGAAAATCCAAACAGGATGCAAAGGTTTTATCAATACCAGGTGATAATAAAACCATCTCCAGAAAATATACAAGATATATACATAGACTCTCTAAAGGCTTTGGGAATAAAACCAGAAGAGCACGATATAAGATTTGTTGAGGACAATTGGGAATCACCGACTCTTGGAGCTTGGGGAGTCGGATGGGAAGTTTGGCTAGACGGAATGGAAATAACCCAATTTACATACTTTCAACAAATGGGTGGAATTCCCCTTGATGAGATAACCGTTGAAATAACTTATGGTATAGAAAGGATAGCAATGTATCTCCAAGGTATTGAAAACGTGTACGATACAAAATGGAATGAAACCACTAAATATGGTCTCTTATACAAAGAAAATGAAAGGCAGTTTTCAATTTACAATTTTGATGAAGCTGATATAAAAATGTATGAATCTTTGTATAACTTATACAAAAGCGAATTTGAAAGACTAATAGAAAAAAACTTGTATTTACCAGCTTTTGATTTTTTAACAAAAACAGCCCACGCGTTCAACATGTTGGATGCGAGAAATGCTATTTCTGTAAGTGAAAGACAAAAATATATTCTCGACATAAGAAATATGTCCAGAAATGTTGCAAAAAAATACGTTGAAAGTGTTGATGGAGGCGGAAAAAATGAATAA